In Rhodopirellula islandica, a single window of DNA contains:
- a CDS encoding trypsin-like peptidase domain-containing protein has product MQTTHQLAGVLDRSRQIRWFAQHLMIQFMTACFALSALASSAAGNDAVLLEFSSAQCGPCLAMKPVVSELIARGVPVRQVDVNKEAHLTRRFGIRSTPTYVVLREGEEVTRLLGVQSVSELSAALNQTAAGPLIPTRSTSTEPAWSEPQTRLAPLTSGQNAVDRSPRRAIRKERADSDSNPANDWQAMNNAAAPSAQLVSSRDAAMEPMPSMSLADAIEKAKAATVRLRVFDGRGYGAGTGTIIDTNGDEALVLTCGHLFRDGEGKDRIEVDLFVAGEVRTVAGQVVDYDAGDRDIGLVAIRPGFAVEPVKVIQEGETVKVGQTAFSFGCDRGDDPSRRDTRITGVDKYNQNLGASNLEIDGAPIDGRSGGGLFDDRGVLIGVCNAADYKSDLGIYTGPGSVHWQLERIQLGRLYQGSPAAPVSNQLAATQSSPAAPANQFVNEPALNAPSQFGANVAAAAASAPAMASAGTATEMIVILRDPDGQQREQVMTLSSPDADLVRQIRQAAMSR; this is encoded by the coding sequence GTGCAAACGACTCATCAACTGGCTGGCGTTCTCGATCGATCACGGCAAATTCGTTGGTTTGCTCAGCACCTCATGATTCAGTTCATGACGGCGTGCTTTGCGCTTTCGGCTTTGGCATCGTCCGCTGCGGGCAACGACGCTGTTTTGCTGGAGTTCTCTTCGGCTCAGTGCGGCCCGTGTTTGGCGATGAAACCGGTCGTCTCCGAATTGATCGCTCGCGGTGTTCCCGTCCGCCAAGTGGACGTCAACAAAGAAGCCCATTTGACCCGCCGCTTCGGAATCCGCAGCACGCCAACCTACGTGGTGCTTCGGGAAGGCGAAGAAGTCACGCGATTGTTGGGCGTTCAATCGGTGAGCGAACTTTCCGCCGCGTTGAACCAAACCGCTGCCGGGCCGTTGATTCCGACACGCAGCACTTCGACCGAGCCGGCGTGGAGCGAACCTCAAACCCGCTTGGCTCCCCTGACCTCCGGGCAAAATGCAGTCGATCGCAGTCCACGACGCGCGATTCGCAAGGAACGAGCCGACAGCGATTCGAATCCTGCGAACGATTGGCAGGCAATGAACAACGCTGCTGCACCGTCCGCTCAATTGGTGAGCTCACGAGACGCGGCGATGGAGCCCATGCCCAGCATGTCTCTGGCTGATGCGATCGAAAAGGCAAAGGCCGCGACGGTACGCCTGCGAGTGTTCGACGGTCGTGGCTACGGAGCTGGTACAGGAACGATCATCGATACCAACGGCGATGAAGCCTTGGTGCTGACCTGCGGTCACCTTTTCCGTGACGGCGAAGGCAAAGATCGAATTGAAGTGGATTTGTTCGTCGCGGGGGAAGTTCGGACCGTCGCTGGACAAGTCGTCGACTACGACGCGGGCGATCGTGACATTGGCTTGGTCGCCATTCGGCCCGGGTTTGCGGTGGAGCCTGTGAAAGTGATTCAAGAAGGCGAGACCGTCAAAGTGGGGCAGACGGCATTCAGTTTTGGATGCGATCGCGGCGATGATCCCAGCCGCCGTGACACCCGCATCACGGGGGTCGACAAATACAATCAAAATCTCGGTGCATCCAATCTTGAGATCGATGGCGCTCCGATCGATGGCCGTAGCGGAGGTGGCTTGTTCGATGACCGTGGTGTGTTGATCGGTGTTTGCAACGCCGCCGATTACAAGTCCGATCTCGGGATCTACACTGGACCGGGGTCGGTTCACTGGCAGTTGGAGCGAATTCAGCTGGGACGTTTGTATCAAGGCAGTCCCGCGGCTCCCGTCAGCAACCAATTGGCAGCGACGCAGTCCAGTCCTGCAGCACCTGCGAACCAATTCGTTAACGAACCAGCACTCAATGCTCCCAGTCAGTTCGGTGCCAACGTCGCAGCGGCGGCAGCCTCTGCGCCAGCCATGGCATCCGCCGGAACGGCGACCGAGATGATCGTGATTTTGCGGGATCCTGACGGCCAGCAACGCGAACAGGTGATGACGTTGAGCAGTCCCGATGCCGATCTGGTCCGACAAATTCGCCAAGCTGCGATGAGCCGGTAG
- a CDS encoding response regulator, whose protein sequence is MLGDSRTKPMEILLVEDGLVDARVTIHALRRSGLHHRLTLVRSVHEAILFMKRTGIFARAPRLDLLLLDMILPDGTGIDVLEEMRELQSDAARVTTVVLTACEEASYRTRCDELGVCDYIQKPVSEDEFLRVVRDHKKLMIHLQQAAVSAAAGNPSPARSGTMGV, encoded by the coding sequence ATGCTAGGCGATTCACGCACCAAACCAATGGAAATTCTGTTGGTCGAAGACGGTTTGGTTGACGCGCGGGTGACAATCCACGCGCTGCGACGAAGCGGTCTGCACCACCGATTGACGCTGGTTCGCAGCGTTCATGAAGCGATCTTGTTCATGAAACGAACCGGCATCTTCGCACGCGCCCCGCGATTGGACTTGCTGCTCCTGGACATGATCCTGCCCGATGGCACTGGAATCGACGTGCTGGAAGAAATGCGAGAACTGCAGTCTGACGCCGCACGTGTCACCACTGTGGTGTTGACCGCCTGCGAGGAAGCTTCGTATCGAACTCGATGCGATGAACTGGGAGTTTGCGACTACATTCAAAAACCCGTCAGCGAAGACGAGTTCCTGCGAGTCGTTCGCGACCACAAGAAATTGATGATCCACCTGCAACAGGCCGCCGTGTCTGCCGCCGCCGGCAATCCAAGCCCGGCACGATCTGGAACGATGGGCGTCTAG
- a CDS encoding alkaline phosphatase has translation MISTRLLPVACLLLSSLAGLAVTPVVAEETVGKILEKAKSLVDVDDSRAPGTTASGEPIVDPMRDMQSNAIKKQSAPWGHWGSNPKKYSTWTNHSNRMVPLYTFGFTLNELRERGSLYSNPGRMREHFGRVDEKTLNPNANYHDQVDVHDLQMAAAKAGKRHVILMVFDGMDWPTTRAAALYHNQSNRYDTGRGTGLLFQDYRGVKTDFAFIVTTPFSSGTKYDVNSQTVTAPNSESTGGFSAEHGGAKPWHEQSRREYVIGQDRLVPHTVADSAATATSLMAGVKTYNGSINVLPDGSHAVPVAQKLQADGFKVGAVTSVPVSHATPAASYANNVIRQDYQDISRDLVGLPSSSHRNDPLPGLDLLIGGGWGEGTGEDKSQGDNFMEGNKYFHESDRDALKKAYAEGKPHSYVLVERTEGRPGADVLQEATEKAIAEDTRLMGYFGTKGGHLPFQTADGNFNPTFDVKGTERYTQADVVENPTLSDMTQSALQFLSAPKKGADERSKFWLLVEAGDVDWANHANNLDSSIGAVLSGDKAFATIVNWVEENEAWDDTAVFVTSDHGHFLVIENVDAISNAAQKAAAANR, from the coding sequence ATGATCTCGACGCGTTTGCTGCCGGTTGCTTGCTTGCTTCTCTCCTCGTTGGCAGGGCTGGCCGTCACGCCAGTTGTTGCCGAGGAAACCGTTGGGAAGATTCTTGAGAAGGCCAAGAGTTTGGTCGACGTCGATGATTCGAGAGCTCCCGGAACGACGGCTTCCGGGGAGCCAATTGTCGATCCGATGCGAGACATGCAGTCCAACGCGATCAAGAAACAATCCGCACCTTGGGGACATTGGGGCAGCAACCCCAAGAAGTACAGTACCTGGACCAACCACAGCAATCGGATGGTGCCGCTCTACACGTTCGGCTTCACGCTGAATGAATTGCGAGAAAGAGGAAGCCTGTACAGCAACCCGGGTCGCATGCGCGAGCACTTCGGACGCGTGGATGAAAAGACGCTGAACCCCAACGCCAACTACCACGATCAAGTTGACGTTCATGATTTGCAGATGGCCGCAGCGAAGGCGGGCAAACGGCATGTGATCCTGATGGTCTTTGACGGAATGGATTGGCCAACGACGCGTGCGGCGGCTCTGTATCACAATCAAAGCAATCGCTATGACACTGGCCGGGGGACTGGGTTGTTGTTCCAAGACTATCGTGGCGTGAAGACCGATTTCGCGTTCATCGTCACGACACCGTTTTCGTCCGGCACGAAGTATGACGTCAACTCACAAACCGTCACGGCACCCAATTCCGAGTCCACCGGTGGCTTCTCCGCCGAGCATGGGGGAGCGAAGCCATGGCATGAGCAATCTCGTCGTGAATATGTGATTGGACAAGACCGCTTGGTCCCGCACACAGTCGCTGATTCGGCTGCGACGGCAACTAGCCTGATGGCCGGCGTGAAGACTTACAACGGTTCGATCAACGTGCTGCCTGATGGATCACACGCCGTGCCAGTCGCTCAAAAATTGCAAGCCGATGGCTTCAAGGTGGGGGCGGTGACCAGTGTTCCGGTCAGCCATGCCACTCCCGCGGCTTCGTATGCAAACAACGTCATTCGTCAGGACTATCAAGACATCAGCCGAGACTTGGTTGGGCTGCCATCATCCTCCCATCGCAACGACCCGCTGCCTGGATTGGACTTGTTGATCGGCGGCGGATGGGGCGAAGGCACCGGGGAAGACAAATCCCAAGGCGACAACTTCATGGAAGGAAACAAATACTTCCACGAGTCGGATCGTGATGCGTTGAAGAAGGCTTACGCAGAGGGAAAGCCTCATTCGTACGTGTTGGTTGAACGGACCGAGGGTCGCCCCGGCGCGGACGTGTTGCAAGAAGCGACCGAAAAAGCCATCGCGGAAGACACTCGCTTGATGGGCTACTTCGGAACCAAAGGCGGACACCTCCCCTTCCAAACTGCCGATGGCAATTTCAATCCGACCTTTGACGTCAAGGGAACAGAGCGATACACCCAAGCCGATGTGGTTGAAAATCCAACGCTGTCTGACATGACTCAGTCCGCCTTGCAGTTCTTGTCGGCCCCGAAGAAGGGCGCCGATGAACGATCCAAATTCTGGTTGCTGGTCGAAGCTGGCGATGTTGACTGGGCCAACCACGCGAATAATTTGGACAGCAGCATCGGTGCGGTGCTCAGTGGCGACAAAGCCTTTGCAACCATCGTGAACTGGGTCGAAGAGAATGAGGCATGGGACGACACCGCAGTCTTCGTCACCAGTGACCACGGTCACTTCTTGGTGATCGAAAACGTCGACGCGATCAGCAACGCAGCCCAGAAAGCCGCGGCTGCGAATCGCTGA
- a CDS encoding PTS sugar transporter subunit IIA, producing MEDLDISQLARYLHITPDQVIKMVSRGTLPGRRVGGEWKFNEAEIHHWLEERIGLSDQGELDQVRAVLHRQSEAPPHSLAEICPVELVANPFVARTRGSVIRNMCELASRTGMLWDAPAMAEAVATREKLHPTALDCGVALLHPRRPQTSILAESVLAMGICPTPVAFSDTGQLTDIFFLICSYDDSSHLRILAKLSRIVSDESFLEGVRASDTPADAWAILNEAEMSLDENHTF from the coding sequence ATGGAAGATTTAGACATTTCACAATTGGCTCGGTACCTGCACATCACTCCGGACCAAGTGATCAAGATGGTTTCGCGAGGAACCTTGCCGGGCCGGCGGGTCGGAGGGGAATGGAAATTCAACGAAGCCGAGATTCATCATTGGCTGGAAGAACGCATTGGATTGAGTGACCAAGGCGAGCTGGATCAGGTCCGTGCGGTGCTGCATCGGCAGTCGGAGGCGCCTCCTCACTCGTTGGCGGAGATCTGCCCGGTTGAGTTGGTTGCCAACCCGTTCGTGGCCAGGACTCGCGGCAGTGTGATTCGCAACATGTGCGAACTTGCCAGCCGGACCGGGATGCTGTGGGATGCGCCGGCGATGGCCGAAGCGGTCGCGACTCGCGAAAAATTGCATCCGACGGCGCTGGATTGCGGTGTTGCTTTGCTTCACCCTCGCCGCCCGCAAACGTCGATTTTGGCCGAGTCCGTGTTGGCGATGGGAATCTGTCCAACGCCGGTCGCGTTCTCGGACACCGGGCAGCTGACGGACATTTTCTTTTTGATCTGCTCTTATGACGACAGTTCGCACCTGCGTATTTTGGCTAAATTGAGCCGAATTGTCTCCGATGAATCCTTCTTGGAAGGCGTGCGTGCAAGTGACACGCCTGCGGACGCTTGGGCAATCTTGAACGAAGCCGAGATGTCACTCGATGAGAATCACACCTTCTGA
- a CDS encoding Gfo/Idh/MocA family protein has product MTIRWGLIGTGDIAHKRVAAAIKDDPRSELVAVCRRSELELNQFADQHCVPHRFTDAEQLIASPEVDAVYIATPVDCHCPQTIAAAEAGKHVLVEKPMAIDPEQCQRMITACERAGVTLGVAYYRRFYPAVERIQQLIQSGTLGRVLSIACVTGNPNRFPADDWRVVLARGGGGPLMDIGSHRLDLFLHLIGDIRSVQSSRIDSADFEAEQVATLLMQFNNGVHGVLQSYFGTVNAPDRLEVIGTDGRVTIEELNGDELKLFTADGLTRESHPPADNLHAPLIEDFTLALEENREPGITGSRGKQTNDIIEMAYANADDSKGVVDVRS; this is encoded by the coding sequence ATGACAATCCGCTGGGGACTGATCGGCACGGGTGACATTGCCCACAAACGCGTTGCCGCGGCGATCAAGGACGACCCTCGTTCCGAATTGGTCGCCGTTTGCCGGCGCAGCGAACTGGAACTGAATCAGTTTGCGGATCAGCACTGCGTTCCACACCGATTCACCGACGCGGAGCAATTGATCGCATCACCAGAAGTGGATGCGGTTTACATCGCCACACCCGTCGATTGCCATTGCCCGCAAACCATCGCGGCGGCCGAGGCGGGCAAGCATGTTTTGGTTGAAAAACCAATGGCGATCGATCCGGAACAATGCCAACGCATGATCACTGCCTGCGAACGCGCGGGGGTGACCCTGGGCGTCGCCTATTACCGACGTTTCTATCCTGCCGTTGAACGGATCCAACAACTGATCCAGTCAGGGACTTTGGGCCGTGTGCTGTCGATCGCTTGCGTGACCGGCAACCCCAACCGGTTTCCTGCTGATGATTGGCGGGTGGTGCTTGCCCGAGGTGGCGGAGGACCGTTGATGGACATCGGGAGTCACCGGTTGGATTTGTTCCTGCACTTGATCGGCGATATCCGATCGGTTCAATCCAGCCGAATCGATTCCGCTGACTTCGAAGCGGAACAGGTGGCGACGTTGTTGATGCAATTCAACAACGGTGTCCACGGTGTGTTGCAAAGTTACTTTGGCACCGTCAACGCTCCCGATCGCTTGGAGGTCATTGGAACGGACGGTCGGGTCACCATCGAAGAACTCAACGGCGACGAACTGAAGTTGTTCACCGCGGACGGACTCACGCGAGAATCCCATCCACCGGCGGACAACCTGCACGCGCCGTTGATCGAAGACTTCACGCTGGCGTTGGAAGAAAATCGCGAGCCGGGAATCACTGGATCGCGTGGCAAGCAAACCAACGACATCATCGAAATGGCTTACGCAAACGCCGACGATTCCAAAGGAGTCGTTGACGTTCGGTCTTGA
- a CDS encoding RtcB family protein, with product MKELKRTSAMDTMHEMLQISGPAMASLPVGDNCSPITVIGTDPIRQSFGSQTFQQAINSRLAPGVSQVVLNPDAHVGYGAPVGCVMVSPTHVYPGPVGVDIKCSMSLLQTDLPEKEIADWKIRRRVIQAIAKRVPTGAGRGQRHVPKSRSVDGPLGFQVATEGASKSVLKKLGIPKAWANRCEDASHSAPDGSTDTLAARLEWMGRDRDKRDRIESKFRQLGSYGGGNHFGEAEVVSLSQCPKLRSVGEQWGLRHGRVAFLSHCGSRGFGHDLAMGQFRAMKSHFQSSGLAFPAGDPQLCYAEANSPEGQRYLCDMAMGANFATVNHLLINQLVLESFREVFPGIRGELIYFISHNIARQEPVDGRQQWVHRKGATRAFPAGHEQLAGTDFESTGHPILLPGNPRDGSSIMVARPGASVSAFSVNHGAGRQLSRTKAKKNLNQMVVDKNLLDHDVISNCRVYPRDEAPDAYKDFTEVLKSVTEAGLAEEVARLTAKFVLKDGAPADD from the coding sequence ATGAAAGAACTCAAGAGGACAAGTGCGATGGACACCATGCACGAAATGCTGCAGATCAGCGGCCCAGCGATGGCAAGTTTGCCGGTCGGCGATAACTGCTCGCCCATCACCGTGATCGGGACCGATCCCATCCGGCAATCGTTTGGAAGTCAAACCTTTCAACAAGCCATCAACAGTCGCTTGGCTCCTGGCGTTTCGCAAGTCGTGCTGAACCCGGACGCCCACGTCGGTTACGGTGCGCCGGTGGGTTGTGTGATGGTCTCCCCGACCCACGTTTATCCTGGTCCTGTGGGGGTCGATATCAAGTGCAGCATGAGCTTGCTGCAAACGGATCTACCGGAAAAGGAAATCGCGGATTGGAAAATTCGTCGCCGGGTGATCCAAGCGATTGCGAAACGAGTCCCCACCGGCGCAGGCCGTGGTCAACGACATGTCCCCAAAAGCCGCAGTGTTGACGGACCGCTTGGTTTCCAGGTGGCGACCGAAGGTGCCTCGAAGTCGGTGCTCAAGAAGTTGGGCATCCCTAAGGCCTGGGCAAACCGCTGCGAAGACGCATCGCATTCCGCTCCCGATGGATCAACCGACACGCTTGCAGCGAGATTGGAATGGATGGGACGCGACCGAGACAAACGCGATCGAATTGAAAGCAAGTTTCGGCAACTGGGGAGCTACGGCGGGGGCAACCATTTTGGTGAAGCCGAGGTCGTGTCGTTGTCACAATGCCCCAAACTACGATCCGTTGGTGAACAGTGGGGACTGCGACACGGTCGCGTCGCGTTCTTGTCTCATTGCGGGTCACGTGGTTTCGGTCACGATTTAGCGATGGGACAATTCCGCGCGATGAAGTCGCATTTCCAATCCAGTGGCCTGGCGTTTCCCGCTGGCGATCCGCAACTGTGTTACGCCGAAGCGAACTCCCCCGAAGGCCAGCGGTACCTGTGCGACATGGCCATGGGAGCTAACTTCGCAACGGTCAATCACCTGCTGATCAATCAATTGGTGCTCGAATCCTTCCGTGAAGTGTTCCCGGGAATTCGAGGCGAATTGATCTACTTCATCAGCCACAACATCGCTCGCCAAGAACCGGTCGACGGACGCCAACAATGGGTCCATCGAAAAGGCGCGACGCGAGCGTTCCCGGCGGGGCATGAACAATTGGCGGGCACCGATTTTGAATCGACCGGTCACCCGATCCTGCTGCCGGGGAACCCTCGCGATGGCTCCTCCATCATGGTCGCTCGACCCGGTGCATCCGTGTCGGCGTTCAGCGTCAATCACGGTGCGGGACGACAACTCAGTCGAACCAAAGCGAAGAAGAATCTCAACCAAATGGTCGTCGACAAAAACCTGCTCGACCACGACGTGATCAGCAACTGCCGAGTGTACCCGCGGGACGAAGCGCCGGATGCCTACAAGGACTTCACCGAGGTTCTCAAGAGCGTGACGGAAGCGGGCTTGGCAGAGGAAGTTGCCCGACTCACAGCCAAGTTCGTGCTCAAAGACGGTGCCCCCGCTGACGATTGA
- a CDS encoding tetratricopeptide repeat protein yields MNALLDSLRWAARTGSSAIVIAVACGITPAISFAAKPGQPVVARVEMQFAKDDKVVDVIAKGDLLTVVEDRGEDYVIVTHDGTRGAVDKVNALELAESTEIYTDLIEEFPEEGRYHTLRASAWWALGEQDKAMEDFNKAIEKGYEEAHAYSSRGLFYAARGEHDEAIKDYERALQLDPEDITPIINRAAVRMAQREFEAAIGDYTEALEVREGNAGLLRQRALAYKSAGEMEKAIQDYDAIVDDNPEDVAAVMGRGYIRFQQHEYAAAAADFSAAIELNEKDPVAWNNRGYNRYQLGKAKEALTDYERAIELAPEYGLAHQNRAWLLATTEDESLRDADAAVEAAKKACELNGYGNISDLSALAAALAAQGEFKEAVGWQEKVVESAPEDAKEFAGKILDRYRAEKPYIADPIAAEKAELAAAEKEAKKKADQENAEAKKAAAKQLAEQAEKEAEATGLEKAESR; encoded by the coding sequence ATGAACGCCCTGTTAGACTCCCTCCGTTGGGCCGCCCGCACCGGATCGTCCGCCATCGTCATCGCGGTGGCGTGCGGGATCACGCCTGCCATCAGCTTTGCTGCCAAACCGGGGCAACCCGTGGTCGCTCGCGTGGAAATGCAATTTGCGAAGGATGACAAGGTCGTTGATGTCATCGCCAAAGGTGACTTGTTGACGGTCGTGGAAGATCGCGGCGAGGACTACGTGATCGTCACCCACGATGGGACGCGGGGGGCAGTGGACAAGGTCAACGCCTTGGAATTAGCGGAATCGACTGAGATTTACACCGATTTGATCGAAGAATTCCCCGAGGAAGGCCGCTACCACACGCTTCGTGCCTCGGCTTGGTGGGCGTTGGGAGAACAGGACAAGGCGATGGAGGACTTCAACAAAGCCATCGAAAAGGGCTACGAAGAGGCCCACGCTTACAGCAGTCGCGGTTTGTTCTACGCCGCTCGCGGTGAACATGACGAGGCCATCAAGGATTACGAGCGTGCCTTGCAGCTGGATCCCGAAGACATCACGCCGATCATCAATCGTGCCGCTGTCCGGATGGCTCAGCGTGAATTCGAGGCGGCAATTGGGGATTACACCGAGGCTCTGGAGGTTCGGGAGGGGAACGCCGGCCTGCTTCGCCAGAGAGCGCTGGCGTACAAGTCCGCGGGCGAAATGGAAAAGGCAATCCAGGACTACGATGCGATCGTGGACGACAACCCGGAAGATGTCGCTGCGGTCATGGGACGCGGCTACATCCGATTTCAACAGCATGAGTACGCGGCTGCGGCGGCTGATTTTTCAGCGGCGATCGAGCTGAATGAAAAGGATCCTGTGGCTTGGAACAACCGTGGCTACAACCGCTACCAACTCGGCAAAGCCAAGGAAGCTCTCACGGATTACGAGCGGGCGATTGAGTTGGCGCCGGAGTACGGATTGGCTCACCAGAACCGGGCTTGGTTGCTGGCCACGACCGAGGATGAATCATTGCGGGACGCGGATGCCGCCGTGGAAGCGGCGAAAAAGGCTTGCGAGCTGAACGGCTATGGCAACATCAGCGATCTGTCTGCACTCGCGGCCGCCTTGGCAGCTCAAGGCGAATTCAAGGAGGCAGTGGGCTGGCAAGAAAAGGTGGTTGAGTCGGCTCCGGAGGACGCGAAGGAGTTTGCTGGCAAAATCTTGGATCGATACCGAGCTGAAAAGCCTTACATCGCGGATCCGATTGCGGCTGAAAAAGCGGAACTTGCTGCCGCCGAAAAGGAGGCCAAGAAGAAAGCTGATCAAGAGAACGCGGAAGCGAAGAAGGCCGCTGCGAAACAGTTGGCGGAGCAGGCTGAGAAGGAGGCCGAAGCCACGGGCCTGGAAAAGGCCGAGTCGCGTTGA
- a CDS encoding heterocycloanthracin/sonorensin family bacteriocin, with amino-acid sequence MKFGSTFAAIVATCFASMVATTMAQCVPCGGCSDPCGASAPVVSSGCGGAVGCGQGYVVPSHTYSTGVVYSSGASVMGGSVVTSSAPLRETICEPVVGYRVVMKPTYVTESRMVNVTENQPETRFRTKTVYKTVPVTEEKYRTTVVNVPKTDTKTITYSVLVPVKEEKQVEVTESVPQWSEIPEEYTVRVPTLVDVPETYTVKVPKLVDETFTYTVNVPQAVTTQKTRTVVNAVPVTKSRTIEVAVPKTTMQTVTKDYGHWEQQVVEVAAAPVATNVTYVGGCGSTSSVSSACGGSCGRRCSGCRSCGGCVSKCGGCGNGCGQVLAGCGGGVSYSSPASTACGSTTSTITKRVWVPNVVTEEVPVTTSTTESQIVNYTVYEQQATEVPYECTTIVYQPETRTGTKQVVQYVDEARTRTRKEVQYNDETRTRIRKQLTYTSVTKTETIPYVTYKTEERTKEVSFTYNVPEYTVEPYSTTRYDQVAEQVIEEYTVSVPVTVTQEKKVQVCKMVPTLVEESFTPCAESATVGGYHSGSAINVGPSVIMGGNGASGCSTPIHYQSAPSIGSGCGSCGATVSASPCTGC; translated from the coding sequence GTGAAGTTTGGATCCACTTTCGCAGCCATCGTCGCGACCTGTTTCGCTTCCATGGTTGCCACCACCATGGCCCAATGCGTGCCATGCGGCGGATGCTCCGATCCGTGCGGTGCATCGGCTCCCGTTGTCAGCAGCGGTTGCGGCGGCGCGGTTGGTTGCGGCCAAGGCTATGTCGTCCCGAGCCACACGTATTCAACCGGCGTTGTTTACAGCAGCGGCGCATCGGTGATGGGCGGTTCAGTCGTCACCTCCTCGGCCCCTCTTCGCGAAACCATCTGCGAACCAGTGGTCGGTTATCGCGTGGTCATGAAACCGACCTACGTGACCGAATCACGCATGGTCAACGTGACCGAAAACCAACCCGAAACTCGCTTCCGCACCAAAACCGTTTACAAGACGGTTCCCGTGACGGAAGAAAAGTATCGCACGACAGTCGTCAACGTTCCCAAGACGGACACCAAGACGATCACTTACTCCGTCTTGGTTCCCGTGAAAGAAGAGAAACAAGTCGAAGTCACGGAGTCGGTTCCTCAGTGGTCCGAAATCCCTGAAGAGTACACCGTTCGCGTGCCAACCCTGGTCGACGTTCCAGAAACGTACACCGTCAAGGTTCCTAAGTTGGTCGACGAAACCTTCACCTACACGGTCAACGTGCCTCAAGCCGTGACGACTCAAAAGACTCGCACCGTTGTCAACGCTGTGCCAGTCACCAAGAGCCGCACCATCGAAGTGGCGGTTCCAAAGACCACCATGCAAACCGTCACCAAGGACTACGGTCACTGGGAACAACAGGTCGTTGAAGTCGCCGCAGCACCGGTTGCGACCAACGTCACTTACGTCGGCGGTTGCGGTTCGACTTCGTCGGTCTCCTCCGCTTGCGGCGGATCGTGCGGACGCCGTTGCAGCGGATGCCGCTCGTGCGGCGGTTGCGTTTCCAAATGTGGCGGCTGCGGCAACGGCTGCGGGCAAGTCCTCGCCGGTTGCGGTGGCGGGGTTTCCTACTCGTCGCCTGCATCCACCGCCTGTGGATCGACGACCAGCACCATCACCAAACGCGTTTGGGTTCCCAACGTTGTGACGGAAGAAGTTCCTGTCACGACCAGCACCACCGAATCGCAAATCGTGAACTACACCGTTTACGAACAACAAGCGACCGAAGTTCCTTACGAGTGCACGACAATCGTCTACCAACCCGAAACTCGGACTGGTACCAAACAAGTTGTGCAGTACGTCGACGAAGCTCGCACTCGCACTCGCAAAGAAGTCCAGTACAACGACGAAACCCGGACTCGCATTCGTAAGCAATTGACTTACACCTCGGTCACCAAAACCGAAACGATTCCCTACGTCACCTACAAAACCGAAGAACGCACCAAGGAAGTCAGCTTCACTTACAACGTTCCGGAATACACCGTCGAACCTTACTCGACCACTCGTTACGACCAAGTCGCTGAACAAGTGATCGAAGAATACACCGTCAGTGTTCCCGTCACCGTGACCCAGGAAAAGAAGGTCCAAGTCTGCAAGATGGTTCCGACCTTGGTCGAAGAATCCTTCACGCCTTGTGCCGAATCAGCCACCGTCGGTGGTTATCACTCCGGATCAGCCATCAACGTGGGACCATCGGTCATCATGGGTGGCAACGGAGCGAGCGGATGCAGCACCCCCATCCACTATCAATCGGCACCGTCGATTGGCAGCGGTTGCGGAAGCTGTGGCGCCACGGTCAGCGCATCGCCTTGCACCGGTTGCTAG